One Rattus rattus isolate New Zealand chromosome 12, Rrattus_CSIRO_v1, whole genome shotgun sequence genomic window carries:
- the LOC116913414 gene encoding uncharacterized protein LOC116913414 yields MFHQLLKLVQKERGDQGETRPRQKKAGLLSWFIRKASSENFISNHEKRIKKLEELRLKIQKCKIERDELSRILDLYVNGGLNYRLSVELPMLKSQHEMRMMDMHKMTNWISDAMEKYKELIQENNSYRIRNSHLLRECSELKNNVRILMNENRKLLVEQTELQASCEEGKRFCEEASKTIHTADTESLCPVTFE; encoded by the exons ATGTTTCACCAGCTGCTCAAGCTCGttcagaaggagaggggagaccAAGGAGAGACCAGACCGAGGCAGAAGAAAGCTGGCCTTCTGTCTT GGTTTATTCGGAAGGCATCATCAGAAAATTTCATCAGTAACCATGAAAAGCGTATAAAGAAATTGGAGGAACTAAGACTCAAAATCCAGAAGTGTAAAATCGAGCGGGATGAACTTTCTCGAATCCTGGACCTTTATGTCAATGGTGGTTTGAACTACAG GCTGAGTGTTGAATTGCCAATGCTTAAATCCCAACATGAGATGAGAATGATGGATATGCATAAGATGACCAACTGGATAAGTGATGCCATGGAGAAGTACAAGGAGCTCATACAAGAGAACAATTCCTACCG CATCAGAAACTCCCACCTCCTGAGAGAATGCAGTGAATTGAAGAACAATGTAAGGATTTTGATGAATGAGAACAGAAAACTGCTGGTGGAGCAGACTGAACTGCAAGCATCCTGTGAGGAGGGAAAGAGGTTCTGTGAGGAGGCCAGCAAGACCATCCACACTGCAGATACTGAATCCTTGTGTCCTGTTACTTTTGAGTAA